The following are from one region of the Rhodospirillales bacterium genome:
- a CDS encoding DUF4102 domain-containing protein, producing MEATESPRRTHMLTRKTVTKISVDQLQPGATIWDTTLPGFGVRARTGAKTYFVKIRIGGRQKWITLGKHGPLTPEIARREAFRILGDVVAGNDPLAAKKLKQIESLTAFDRLAEDYVKRVAMKQNRSWKETERIFKRYAIPAWKNRPVSEITRADVARLLDRIEDKNGLVMADRVLAQIRRLFNWHATRDDKFISPIVQGMARVRPREGPRTRILSDDELRALWKATEDTQPTLFGPLVRLLLLTAQRRDEVACASWSEIVGNEWIIPAERYKSKRANTVPLTATATALFGALLKSGPYCFTTDGENPFSGFSKAKNALDRKMLATLKEETATRGGSPDDVKLEPWVLHDLRRTARSLMSRAGVSSDVAERVLGHAINGIAGVYDRHDYKNEKAEALRKLSWLVESIIRSHETKPQLRVVA from the coding sequence ATGGAAGCAACGGAAAGTCCAAGGAGGACACACATGCTTACTCGCAAGACAGTCACAAAGATAAGTGTCGATCAGTTGCAGCCCGGAGCAACCATCTGGGACACTACGCTGCCTGGCTTTGGCGTCCGGGCCCGGACAGGAGCCAAGACTTATTTCGTCAAAATACGCATCGGCGGCCGCCAGAAGTGGATCACCCTCGGCAAGCACGGTCCCCTGACCCCGGAAATCGCGCGTCGGGAGGCTTTCCGCATTCTTGGCGACGTTGTTGCCGGCAACGATCCGCTGGCCGCAAAAAAGCTGAAACAGATCGAAAGCCTTACCGCCTTCGACCGGCTGGCCGAGGATTACGTCAAACGCGTAGCCATGAAGCAAAACCGCTCCTGGAAGGAAACGGAACGGATTTTCAAGCGATACGCCATCCCGGCTTGGAAGAACCGTCCTGTTAGCGAGATTACCCGCGCCGACGTCGCCCGTCTGCTCGACCGCATCGAGGACAAGAACGGTCTGGTCATGGCCGATCGGGTTCTGGCCCAGATCAGACGCCTCTTCAACTGGCACGCCACCCGCGACGACAAGTTCATCTCCCCTATCGTCCAGGGCATGGCCCGGGTCCGTCCGCGGGAAGGGCCAAGAACACGTATCCTCTCAGATGATGAATTACGGGCGTTGTGGAAAGCGACGGAGGATACCCAACCGACGCTGTTCGGCCCCCTTGTCCGGCTACTCCTCTTGACGGCCCAGCGTCGGGACGAGGTTGCGTGTGCCAGCTGGTCCGAGATCGTCGGAAACGAATGGATCATCCCCGCAGAGCGTTACAAATCCAAACGCGCCAACACCGTGCCTTTAACCGCGACTGCTACAGCTCTCTTTGGGGCCCTCCTCAAGAGCGGTCCATACTGCTTCACGACCGACGGGGAAAACCCGTTTTCCGGCTTTTCCAAGGCAAAAAACGCCCTTGATAGGAAGATGCTGGCTACCCTCAAAGAAGAAACGGCAACCCGGGGCGGAAGCCCAGACGACGTAAAGCTCGAGCCCTGGGTTCTGCACGACCTACGCCGAACCGCCAGAAGCTTGATGTCGCGCGCAGGGGTGTCGTCGGACGTGGCTGAGCGCGTTCTGGGCCACGCAATCAACGGCATTGCGGGGGTCTACGATCGCCACGACTACAAAAACGAGAAGGCCGAGGCCCTGAGAAAGCTATCGTGGCTCGTTGAAAGCATCATAAGAAGCCACGAGACTAAACCCCAGTTGAGGGTCGTTGCCTGA
- a CDS encoding thioredoxin produces the protein MDSTRGPIIGVSRRSLLAFPLLAACPWRAAVAAEPAMGDDGLYKQDWFVQSFLELAEDLAEATAKKKRLVLLWEQRGCPYCFDLHRINLADAKTAAYIKERFAVIQLNLWGDREVTDFDGEKLREKDFARKYRINFTPTLQFFPETVDEIKGKKGADAEVARMPGYFRPFHFISMFEYVHEKRYAHQDFQRYIVEKSAARREGGEKKN, from the coding sequence ATGGATTCAACCCGCGGCCCGATCATTGGCGTTTCCCGGCGCAGCCTGTTGGCTTTTCCGCTTCTTGCCGCTTGCCCATGGCGCGCGGCCGTTGCGGCCGAGCCGGCGATGGGCGACGACGGGCTCTACAAGCAGGACTGGTTTGTCCAGTCGTTTCTCGAACTGGCGGAGGACCTCGCCGAGGCCACGGCCAAGAAGAAGCGATTGGTCTTACTCTGGGAACAGCGCGGCTGCCCCTACTGCTTTGATCTGCACCGGATCAATCTCGCCGACGCCAAGACCGCCGCCTACATCAAGGAGCGCTTCGCCGTCATCCAGCTCAATCTATGGGGCGACCGCGAGGTAACGGACTTCGACGGCGAAAAGCTGCGCGAGAAGGACTTCGCGCGCAAATACCGGATCAATTTCACGCCCACTCTGCAGTTTTTCCCCGAAACAGTGGACGAGATCAAAGGCAAGAAGGGCGCGGACGCCGAGGTGGCGCGCATGCCCGGCTATTTCCGTCCGTTCCACTTCATCAGCATGTTCGAGTACGTCCACGAAAAGCGCTACGCCCACCAGGACTTCCAGCGTTATATCGTCGAAAAATCCGCAGCGCGGCGGGAAGGCGGAGAAAAGAAAAATTAG
- a CDS encoding thiosulfate oxidation carrier complex protein SoxZ, with the protein MAEVRIRVPKTIKQGEIITVRALVPHPMEIIQRGADGKTVDKVYNFIHTARVTFDGQELMNAQLTQSISANPVLAFKMKADKPGKLEIAFEDTTGQKHVGSVDIKFGG; encoded by the coding sequence ATGGCGGAAGTTCGCATTCGCGTCCCGAAAACCATCAAGCAGGGAGAGATCATTACGGTTCGCGCCTTGGTGCCGCATCCGATGGAAATCATCCAGCGCGGCGCGGACGGCAAGACGGTGGACAAGGTCTATAACTTCATCCACACCGCGCGCGTCACGTTTGACGGCCAAGAGCTGATGAACGCGCAATTGACGCAGTCGATCAGCGCCAATCCGGTGCTGGCGTTCAAGATGAAGGCGGACAAGCCGGGCAAGCTCGAAATCGCGTTCGAGGACACCACCGGCCAGAAACACGTCGGCTCGGTCGATATCAAGTTCGGCGGCTGA
- a CDS encoding EAL domain-containing protein: MNDEAIPMLGQSPSRLLELLQGWVGKSRPEKTHLLLVSISVLPTTETTPEFWSDFNKALIHSRDRNDGALYDLSETERALLFKLTENREVALTTDLRVNLLRLIQRHFPDHFGLVDQTRLLRVVNLGKRLGNAIALVERFAQAETGMSVAPVPAADPSPQAVAATALAAVAAAPVPTPQPTKLRSLHINDIKLVEDVSRELGARDFARAFIRAQPISEIASGQPPVQIMREYYASMDLLRRHALKGVEMRGSGNLFNQLTILLDQIVLTSFRQSNPDGVNCSLNMNVESVFTRGFEEFLDATDESTFGNILFEFRQANIIQNFDEFSVACDLIRSHGGRIAVDAMFPETVGLVNLSRLQVEMAKVFWRQNAETVLPDRRDDVHALQEAGVRVVFSRVDDQTAIDVGQELGVRLYQGFYVDRLLTQPA; encoded by the coding sequence ATGAACGATGAAGCTATCCCGATGCTCGGACAGTCGCCGTCGCGGCTGTTGGAGCTGTTGCAAGGTTGGGTCGGTAAATCGCGTCCTGAAAAAACGCATTTGCTGCTGGTGTCGATCAGCGTGCTGCCGACCACCGAGACGACACCCGAATTCTGGTCCGACTTCAATAAGGCGCTGATCCACAGCCGCGACCGCAACGACGGCGCGCTGTACGATCTCAGCGAAACCGAGCGCGCGCTGCTGTTCAAGCTGACCGAGAACCGGGAGGTCGCGCTCACCACCGACCTCCGCGTCAATCTCCTGCGCTTGATTCAGCGCCATTTCCCGGATCACTTCGGTTTGGTGGACCAGACCCGGCTTCTGCGGGTCGTCAACCTGGGCAAGCGGTTGGGCAACGCCATCGCCCTGGTCGAGCGGTTCGCGCAGGCCGAAACGGGCATGAGCGTCGCGCCCGTGCCGGCCGCGGATCCGTCGCCACAGGCCGTGGCGGCGACGGCGCTGGCGGCGGTGGCGGCCGCGCCCGTCCCGACACCGCAACCGACCAAGCTCCGCTCGCTGCACATCAACGACATCAAATTGGTCGAGGATGTCAGCCGTGAGTTGGGCGCCCGCGATTTTGCCCGCGCCTTCATCCGCGCGCAGCCGATTTCCGAAATCGCCTCCGGTCAGCCGCCGGTCCAGATCATGCGCGAATACTACGCCAGCATGGACTTGCTGCGCCGCCATGCCCTGAAAGGCGTCGAAATGCGCGGCAGCGGCAACCTGTTCAATCAGCTCACCATCCTGCTCGACCAGATTGTCTTGACGTCGTTTCGCCAGAGCAATCCCGACGGCGTGAATTGTTCGCTCAACATGAACGTGGAAAGCGTCTTCACGCGCGGGTTCGAGGAATTCCTCGATGCGACCGACGAATCGACATTCGGCAACATCCTGTTCGAATTCCGCCAAGCCAACATCATCCAGAATTTCGACGAGTTCTCGGTCGCCTGCGACCTGATCCGCTCGCACGGCGGCCGCATCGCGGTCGACGCCATGTTTCCGGAGACGGTCGGATTGGTCAATCTCAGCCGGTTGCAGGTCGAGATGGCCAAGGTCTTTTGGCGTCAGAACGCGGAAACGGTTTTGCCCGACCGCCGCGACGACGTTCACGCCTTGCAGGAGGCCGGCGTGCGCGTCGTTTTCTCGCGCGTCGACGATCAGACGGCGATCGACGTCGGCCAGGAACTGGGCGTCAGGCTCTACCAGGGGTTTTACGTCGACCGCCTGTTGACCCAGCCCGCCTAA
- a CDS encoding MFS transporter, which translates to MLRLLESLSRPGPAAFLALFFLEAVGRTLLIAVIPLQALDILGNARNVSVLYFGASCFGLLFSFAIPWLIRHIRRRGVVALGAGANLIAAALLATETATGLALGLWLHIVGTACLEIPFNLYVLDYVRRKELGRFEPNRIFAAATGWTLCPALGVALRAHVAPWAPFAASAAAVLILFFYFRRMRGTDEPPRPPVVPANPLRYVPRFFVQPRLRLAWTLAVGRAGWWMMFFVYAPLYAVAAGLGEVAGGTIVSAGGAALFFTILWGWMARRYGMRKMLVAGHAGAAVCTAAVAAAGGEPLIGAYLLVAAALAASVIDGVGNSPFLRAVHPLERAEMTTVFNTFRHVAQIVTPGVFAMLLNTFDLAAVFLTGGASMAVLAALSLYIPRRM; encoded by the coding sequence ATGCTTCGCCTGCTCGAATCCCTCTCCCGGCCCGGCCCGGCCGCGTTTCTCGCCCTCTTCTTTCTCGAGGCCGTCGGGCGCACCCTGCTGATCGCGGTCATTCCGCTGCAGGCGCTCGACATCCTGGGCAATGCCCGCAACGTCAGCGTGCTTTATTTCGGCGCGAGCTGCTTCGGGCTTCTGTTCAGCTTCGCCATCCCCTGGCTGATCCGCCATATCCGTCGGCGCGGCGTGGTCGCGCTCGGCGCCGGGGCGAACCTTATTGCCGCCGCCCTGCTGGCGACGGAAACGGCGACCGGCTTGGCGCTTGGATTGTGGCTGCACATCGTCGGCACCGCGTGCCTCGAGATTCCCTTCAATCTCTATGTTCTCGATTACGTCCGCCGCAAGGAGCTCGGCCGGTTCGAACCTAACCGGATTTTCGCCGCCGCCACCGGCTGGACCCTGTGCCCCGCGCTCGGGGTCGCGCTCAGGGCCCACGTCGCCCCGTGGGCGCCGTTCGCCGCCAGCGCGGCGGCGGTTTTGATCCTGTTTTTCTATTTCCGCCGGATGCGCGGCACCGACGAGCCGCCCCGGCCGCCCGTGGTGCCGGCCAATCCGCTGCGCTACGTGCCGCGTTTCTTCGTCCAGCCCAGGCTCCGTCTCGCCTGGACGCTGGCGGTGGGGCGAGCGGGATGGTGGATGATGTTTTTCGTCTACGCCCCGCTTTACGCGGTCGCGGCGGGTCTCGGCGAAGTGGCGGGCGGCACTATCGTGTCGGCCGGCGGCGCCGCGCTGTTTTTCACCATTCTTTGGGGATGGATGGCGCGCCGCTACGGAATGCGCAAGATGCTGGTCGCCGGCCATGCCGGGGCTGCGGTCTGCACCGCGGCGGTCGCGGCGGCCGGAGGCGAGCCGCTGATCGGCGCGTATCTCCTGGTCGCGGCGGCGCTGGCGGCGAGCGTGATCGACGGCGTCGGGAATTCGCCTTTCCTGCGCGCGGTCCATCCGCTCGAGCGCGCCGAAATGACCACCGTCTTCAACACTTTCCGCCACGTGGCGCAGATCGTAACGCCGGGCGTCTTCGCCATGCTGCTCAACACATTCGACTTAGCCGCGGTCTTTTTGACCGGCGGCGCGTCCATGGCGGTGCTGGCCGCGCTCTCGCTTTACATTCCGCGGCGCATGTAA